In one window of Methanococcoides methylutens DNA:
- a CDS encoding cytochrome c biogenesis protein: MSDKSLTGKVLPLVATATMLLAIGMIFFYLPEMKGESGEVLDSSFRIFYFHMPIAITSYLAFTVVFVSSVLYLKNGEYKWDIISRSAAEVGVIFALLVLITGSIWAKATWGWYWIWEPRLTTSLALFLVYVAYLLLRQAVDVPDKRARLAAVFGILGFVSVPLSFLSIRLWRSAHPLMFGEAASGSGGGLEGTSLQLTLLVNVIAFILLFAAIVSYKIGNENLEEEVSSLRSSLR; this comes from the coding sequence ATGTCGGATAAGAGTTTAACAGGTAAGGTCTTGCCACTGGTAGCTACTGCAACAATGTTGCTGGCTATTGGCATGATATTCTTCTACCTGCCTGAGATGAAAGGCGAGTCAGGTGAGGTCCTTGACAGCAGTTTCAGGATATTCTATTTCCATATGCCCATTGCAATAACATCCTATCTTGCATTTACAGTTGTTTTTGTGTCCAGTGTTCTCTATTTGAAGAATGGTGAATACAAATGGGATATTATTTCACGCTCTGCTGCAGAGGTGGGTGTGATCTTCGCTTTACTTGTGCTTATCACAGGCTCCATCTGGGCAAAGGCAACATGGGGATGGTACTGGATATGGGAGCCACGCCTGACCACTTCCCTTGCACTTTTCCTTGTCTATGTAGCTTACCTCTTGTTACGTCAGGCAGTCGATGTTCCGGATAAGCGTGCACGACTTGCAGCCGTGTTCGGCATACTTGGTTTTGTCTCGGTACCCCTGAGCTTTTTGTCTATACGGTTGTGGCGTTCAGCTCATCCTTTAATGTTCGGTGAAGCTGCTTCCGGATCAGGCGGTGGTCTTGAAGGTACATCTCTTCAGTTGACCTTGCTTGTTAATGTAATTGCATTCATCCTTCTTTTTGCAGCTATAGTTTCATACAAGATAGGTAATGAGAACCTTGAAGAGGAAGTCAGTTCATTGAGATCATCTCTCAGGTGA
- a CDS encoding heme exporter protein CcmB, translated as MIRIFDIAAKDLKEEFRTKQMLNSMVIFSLLVIVIFSISFGSILGSSENVEMIAPGVLWIAFIFAGSIGLSRSFVAELENGCLEALKLCPVSRSAIYTGKALANIVLMLVVEIITIPIFVILFNYNIGGLLLPGLVIALGTIGFVCVGTLLSALTVNTRTREILLPVLLLPLVLPVLIPAVMATGSALSGASLGDISQELRLLFVYDVVFFLVGQLVFEYVIQD; from the coding sequence ATGATACGCATCTTTGACATTGCAGCAAAGGACCTTAAAGAGGAATTCCGCACCAAGCAGATGCTCAATTCCATGGTGATCTTCTCGCTGCTTGTTATTGTGATCTTTAGCATTTCCTTCGGCTCGATACTTGGTTCTTCAGAAAATGTGGAGATGATCGCCCCGGGTGTTCTCTGGATCGCATTCATCTTTGCAGGGTCTATAGGTCTGTCCCGTTCCTTTGTGGCTGAGCTGGAAAATGGATGCCTCGAAGCTTTGAAGCTCTGTCCTGTAAGCAGGTCTGCTATCTATACAGGGAAGGCCTTAGCCAACATCGTATTGATGTTGGTAGTGGAAATAATCACCATCCCGATCTTCGTCATCCTGTTCAACTATAACATCGGTGGACTGCTTTTGCCGGGTCTGGTGATCGCTCTGGGAACTATCGGCTTTGTCTGTGTGGGCACACTACTCTCAGCACTGACGGTAAATACCCGTACTCGTGAGATCCTGCTTCCGGTATTGCTCCTGCCCCTGGTACTTCCAGTGCTCATACCTGCTGTCATGGCCACAGGCAGTGCACTATCAGGTGCATCTTTAGGGGATATCTCACAGGAGCTGAGGTTGTTGTTTGTTTATGATGTCGTATTCTTCCTTGTGGGGCAGCTAGTTTTCGAATATGTGATACAGGATTGA
- a CDS encoding ABC transporter ATP-binding protein: MDSILSLSNVSKSYGNVPVLKGIDLDIKKGEFVAILGSNGAGKTTLVKIMSTLSSPSEGSVEINGHYVADDPVSVRSMIGVISHETHLYNDLTAEENLRFFGKMYGISAGDLEDRINELLEQVELTGRSDDRVATFSRGMKQRLSIARALIHEPQLLFLDEPYTGLDQHASRTFENVLRDLDPEDTTRVMVTHDITNTFKMCSRVLILDNGKVVFDSPMSDLSSAEDLKGIYLSHVSSHNFI; the protein is encoded by the coding sequence ATGGATAGCATACTGTCACTCAGCAATGTCTCTAAAAGCTACGGGAATGTTCCTGTTCTCAAAGGCATTGATCTTGACATAAAAAAAGGAGAATTCGTTGCGATACTTGGGTCCAATGGGGCAGGCAAGACAACTCTTGTTAAGATCATGTCGACACTCTCCTCTCCTTCGGAAGGATCAGTTGAGATCAATGGACATTACGTTGCAGATGATCCGGTTTCAGTGAGAAGCATGATCGGAGTGATCTCTCATGAAACACATCTGTACAACGACCTCACAGCAGAGGAAAACTTACGTTTCTTCGGAAAGATGTATGGCATAAGTGCAGGAGATCTCGAAGATCGCATAAATGAACTTCTGGAGCAGGTAGAACTTACCGGCAGGTCTGATGACCGGGTTGCCACTTTTTCCAGGGGTATGAAACAGCGTCTTTCCATTGCAAGGGCACTGATACATGAACCTCAACTTCTCTTCCTTGATGAGCCATATACAGGGCTGGACCAGCATGCAAGCCGGACATTTGAGAATGTTCTTCGGGACCTGGATCCCGAGGATACTACAAGAGTGATGGTTACTCATGATATTACAAACACGTTCAAAATGTGCAGCCGTGTTCTAATACTGGATAACGGAAAGGTCGTATTCGACAGTCCGATGTCTGATTTGAGTTCAGCAGAAGACCTAAAAGGGATCTACCTATCTCATGTAAGCAGCCATAATTTTATATGA
- a CDS encoding TIGR00269 family protein: MPIKCMKCNKDAIIFQKYSGMHLCKKHFIEDVERKIKLTIRKQYNVEKGDIIAVALSGGKDSVVLLHILHKIFNKRRDVEIVAITIDEGIEGYREVTLEKARKLTSELGIRHIVRSFKDEYDKTLDELVAQERKLGACSYCGVLRKSLMNKIANEIGATKLATGHNLDDESQTIMMNHLGGDVDRMIRLSPPRALEGLVLRAKPLRKVPEKEVALYAIVNDLPFDMSECPYAHEALRGEVRDMINEFEVNHPGTKYSIMRGFDKMVGILGKEFPQASLTECRVCGEPCTAELCQACKLLGRN; this comes from the coding sequence ATGCCTATTAAATGCATGAAATGTAACAAGGATGCCATTATTTTCCAGAAATACTCCGGCATGCACCTTTGCAAGAAACATTTCATTGAAGATGTGGAACGCAAGATCAAACTGACTATCAGAAAGCAATACAATGTCGAAAAAGGTGACATCATTGCCGTCGCACTTAGCGGAGGAAAGGACAGTGTTGTACTGTTACACATACTTCATAAGATCTTCAACAAGAGGAGGGATGTGGAGATCGTTGCGATCACTATTGACGAAGGCATTGAGGGCTACAGGGAAGTTACTCTTGAAAAAGCAAGAAAGCTAACATCCGAGCTTGGCATCAGGCATATTGTGCGTTCTTTTAAGGATGAATATGACAAGACACTGGACGAGCTGGTTGCACAGGAGAGAAAACTTGGAGCATGCAGTTACTGTGGTGTCCTGAGAAAATCCCTGATGAACAAGATAGCAAATGAGATCGGTGCTACAAAGCTTGCCACCGGCCACAATCTGGATGATGAGTCCCAGACCATAATGATGAACCATCTCGGAGGAGATGTGGATCGTATGATACGTCTTTCCCCACCACGAGCGCTGGAAGGTCTCGTGCTTCGTGCGAAACCTTTACGCAAGGTTCCTGAGAAAGAGGTCGCTTTGTACGCCATTGTGAACGACCTTCCATTCGACATGAGCGAATGCCCATATGCCCATGAAGCTCTCAGAGGAGAGGTCAGGGACATGATCAACGAATTTGAGGTAAACCATCCCGGAACCAAGTACTCCATTATGAGAGGATTCGACAAGATGGTAGGAATACTCGGGAAGGAATTCCCACAAGCCAGCCTCACGGAGTGCAGGGTGTGTGGCGAACCATGTACAGCCGAGCTTTGCCAGGCATGCAAGCTCCTTGGGCGAAACTAA
- a CDS encoding DUF7847 domain-containing protein, producing MHEDLGKVLNKGFGTWKRNLGIAIPFIFNMLLSMLVLVMAVIILTFLVIAPSVSEIADPSALSPEEAMEMIMPLFSESIGVIIIFGLLTMLVLAFIQSYFTAGAVGMAKMASESGHTTLSDMFRYGNDNVISLLMAKIMVFLISLAGVIFIVPGALVTNDFGTLMSNPENAVVTSMMLLFGFLLWVIYAIIVGLILSPLEFCLVVDNLDPMSALKKAYSFFMENKMDVFLLFLVMISISVLNNLLSEVMSTIEALGAVWAFISFILSFAVIQPLITVWWTRLYMSRSEKELYDISELLEYP from the coding sequence ATGCATGAAGATTTGGGGAAAGTTCTCAATAAAGGATTTGGAACGTGGAAGCGTAATCTTGGAATAGCTATCCCGTTCATCTTTAACATGCTTCTAAGCATGCTCGTTCTGGTAATGGCTGTAATTATCCTTACTTTCCTTGTCATAGCTCCTTCTGTTTCAGAAATTGCTGATCCTTCTGCCCTTTCTCCGGAAGAGGCAATGGAGATGATAATGCCTCTGTTCAGTGAAAGCATTGGTGTTATCATAATATTTGGTCTTCTGACAATGCTGGTACTGGCATTTATCCAGTCGTATTTCACTGCTGGTGCTGTAGGAATGGCAAAAATGGCATCAGAGTCCGGACACACAACTCTTTCCGATATGTTCCGTTATGGGAATGATAATGTGATCAGCTTGCTAATGGCAAAGATCATGGTGTTCCTCATAAGCCTTGCAGGCGTAATTTTTATTGTGCCCGGGGCACTTGTTACGAACGACTTTGGTACATTGATGTCCAATCCCGAGAATGCTGTTGTCACAAGTATGATGCTGCTTTTCGGTTTTCTCTTGTGGGTAATTTATGCCATAATCGTTGGTCTGATACTCAGTCCTCTGGAGTTCTGCTTGGTAGTGGATAATCTTGACCCAATGTCAGCCCTCAAAAAAGCCTATAGTTTTTTCATGGAGAACAAGATGGACGTATTCCTGCTTTTCCTTGTAATGATCAGCATATCTGTCCTGAACAATCTTCTCAGCGAAGTTATGTCTACCATAGAAGCATTAGGGGCGGTTTGGGCTTTTATCAGTTTCATTCTGTCCTTCGCTGTGATCCAACCACTGATTACAGTCTGGTGGACTCGCCTTTACATGTCCAGATCAGAAAAAGAACTGTATGATATCAGCGAGTTGTTGGAATATCCTTAA